One Alosa alosa isolate M-15738 ecotype Scorff River chromosome 22, AALO_Geno_1.1, whole genome shotgun sequence DNA segment encodes these proteins:
- the luc7l gene encoding putative RNA-binding protein Luc7-like 1 isoform X2: MPAHINLQGSCRKASCSSSRDETRQRVKFTDERVCKSHLLNCCPHDILSGTRMDLGECSKIHDLALRADYEIASKERDLFFELDAVDHLESFIADCDRRTELAKKRLAETQEEISAEGAAKAEKVHELNEEIGKLLAKAEQLGAEGNVDEAQKVLQEVEKVRIKKKDAEEEYRNSMPASSFQQQKLRVCEVCSAYLGLHDNDRRLADHFGGKLHLGFIQIRDKLEALKKTVLLKQEMRNQERLKRREEREREERMKKRTRSRSRERKRSRSRERRRRHSRSASREKRRTRSPSRDRERRRRHRSRSRSQSRSHHHHKSSRDRERSSRDRASRDRSSREPSSRDRSRDRDRRRGSSERHQDSMNGKMDRRDDREAGEI, from the exons ATGCCAGCCCACATCAATCTGCAAGGGAGTTGCAGAAAAGCCTCATGTTCATCGAGCC GTGATGAGACGCGCCAGCGGGTTAAATTCACAGATGAGCGCGTGTGCAAGAGTCACCTGCTGAACTGCTGTCCACATGACATCCTCTCTGGAACC CGCATGGATTTGGGAGAATGTTCAAAAATCCATGACCTTGCCCTGCGGGCAGATTATGAGATTGCCTCCAAGGAGCGCGACTTGTTCTTTGAACTTGAC GCTGTGGATCACCTAGAGTCATTCATAGCAGATTGCGACCGCAGGACTGAATTAGCCAAAAAGAGGCTTGCTGAGACACAGGAGGAGATAAGTGCTGAGGGAGCTGCCAAG GCAGAGAAGGTTCATGAGCTGAATGAGGAGATTGGGAAACTGCTTGCAAAGGCGGAGCAGCTGGGTGCTGAGGGCAACGTAGATGAAGCTCAGAAGGTTTTACAGGAAGTAGAGAAAGTGCGGATCAAAAAGAAGGATGCAGAG GAAGAATATAGGAACTCCATGCCGGCGTCTAGCTTCCAGCAGCAGAAATTAcgggtgtgtgaggtgtgctcTGCCTACCTGGGCCTCCATGACAACGACCGTCGTCTGGCCGACCACTTTGGAGGGAAGCTGCACTTGGGCTTCATCCAGATCAGGGATAAACTGGAGGCGCTGAAG AAAACAGTCCTGCTAAAGCAGGAGATGAGGAACCAGGAGCgactgaagagaagagaagagcggGAACGTGaagagaggatgaagaagag GACCAGATCACGTAGCCGTGAACGCAAaag GTCTCGCTCCCGGGAGAGGCGTAGGAGGCACTCCCGATCAGCGTCCCGAGAGAAGCGCCGCACCCGTTCACCCTCTCGAGACCGCGAGCGCCGCCGTCGCCACAGGAGCCGATCCAGGTCACAGTCCAGGTCACACCACCATCACAA GTCATCTCGGGATCGGGAGCGCTCTTCTCGGGACCGTGCTTCTCGTGACCGCTCCTCCCGCGAGCCATCGTCCCGCGATCGGTCACGTGACCGTGATCGGAGACGTGGCTCATCGGAGCGTCACCAGGACAGCATGAACGGGAAGATGGACCGCCGTGACGACAGAGAGGCTGGCGAGATCTGA
- the luc7l gene encoding putative RNA-binding protein Luc7-like 1 isoform X1, producing MSAQAQMRALLDQLMGTARDGDETRQRVKFTDERVCKSHLLNCCPHDILSGTRMDLGECSKIHDLALRADYEIASKERDLFFELDAVDHLESFIADCDRRTELAKKRLAETQEEISAEGAAKAEKVHELNEEIGKLLAKAEQLGAEGNVDEAQKVLQEVEKVRIKKKDAEEEYRNSMPASSFQQQKLRVCEVCSAYLGLHDNDRRLADHFGGKLHLGFIQIRDKLEALKKTVLLKQEMRNQERLKRREEREREERMKKRTRSRSRERKRSRSRERRRRHSRSASREKRRTRSPSRDRERRRRHRSRSRSQSRSHHHHKSSRDRERSSRDRASRDRSSREPSSRDRSRDRDRRRGSSERHQDSMNGKMDRRDDREAGEI from the exons ATGTCGGCCCAGGCTCAAATGAGAGCGTTGCTCGACCAGTTAATGGGCACTGCGAGGGATG GTGATGAGACGCGCCAGCGGGTTAAATTCACAGATGAGCGCGTGTGCAAGAGTCACCTGCTGAACTGCTGTCCACATGACATCCTCTCTGGAACC CGCATGGATTTGGGAGAATGTTCAAAAATCCATGACCTTGCCCTGCGGGCAGATTATGAGATTGCCTCCAAGGAGCGCGACTTGTTCTTTGAACTTGAC GCTGTGGATCACCTAGAGTCATTCATAGCAGATTGCGACCGCAGGACTGAATTAGCCAAAAAGAGGCTTGCTGAGACACAGGAGGAGATAAGTGCTGAGGGAGCTGCCAAG GCAGAGAAGGTTCATGAGCTGAATGAGGAGATTGGGAAACTGCTTGCAAAGGCGGAGCAGCTGGGTGCTGAGGGCAACGTAGATGAAGCTCAGAAGGTTTTACAGGAAGTAGAGAAAGTGCGGATCAAAAAGAAGGATGCAGAG GAAGAATATAGGAACTCCATGCCGGCGTCTAGCTTCCAGCAGCAGAAATTAcgggtgtgtgaggtgtgctcTGCCTACCTGGGCCTCCATGACAACGACCGTCGTCTGGCCGACCACTTTGGAGGGAAGCTGCACTTGGGCTTCATCCAGATCAGGGATAAACTGGAGGCGCTGAAG AAAACAGTCCTGCTAAAGCAGGAGATGAGGAACCAGGAGCgactgaagagaagagaagagcggGAACGTGaagagaggatgaagaagag GACCAGATCACGTAGCCGTGAACGCAAaag GTCTCGCTCCCGGGAGAGGCGTAGGAGGCACTCCCGATCAGCGTCCCGAGAGAAGCGCCGCACCCGTTCACCCTCTCGAGACCGCGAGCGCCGCCGTCGCCACAGGAGCCGATCCAGGTCACAGTCCAGGTCACACCACCATCACAA GTCATCTCGGGATCGGGAGCGCTCTTCTCGGGACCGTGCTTCTCGTGACCGCTCCTCCCGCGAGCCATCGTCCCGCGATCGGTCACGTGACCGTGATCGGAGACGTGGCTCATCGGAGCGTCACCAGGACAGCATGAACGGGAAGATGGACCGCCGTGACGACAGAGAGGCTGGCGAGATCTGA
- the luc7l gene encoding putative RNA-binding protein Luc7-like 1 isoform X3 — protein sequence MGDETRQRVKFTDERVCKSHLLNCCPHDILSGTRMDLGECSKIHDLALRADYEIASKERDLFFELDAVDHLESFIADCDRRTELAKKRLAETQEEISAEGAAKAEKVHELNEEIGKLLAKAEQLGAEGNVDEAQKVLQEVEKVRIKKKDAEEEYRNSMPASSFQQQKLRVCEVCSAYLGLHDNDRRLADHFGGKLHLGFIQIRDKLEALKKTVLLKQEMRNQERLKRREEREREERMKKRTRSRSRERKRSRSRERRRRHSRSASREKRRTRSPSRDRERRRRHRSRSRSQSRSHHHHKSSRDRERSSRDRASRDRSSREPSSRDRSRDRDRRRGSSERHQDSMNGKMDRRDDREAGEI from the exons ATGG GTGATGAGACGCGCCAGCGGGTTAAATTCACAGATGAGCGCGTGTGCAAGAGTCACCTGCTGAACTGCTGTCCACATGACATCCTCTCTGGAACC CGCATGGATTTGGGAGAATGTTCAAAAATCCATGACCTTGCCCTGCGGGCAGATTATGAGATTGCCTCCAAGGAGCGCGACTTGTTCTTTGAACTTGAC GCTGTGGATCACCTAGAGTCATTCATAGCAGATTGCGACCGCAGGACTGAATTAGCCAAAAAGAGGCTTGCTGAGACACAGGAGGAGATAAGTGCTGAGGGAGCTGCCAAG GCAGAGAAGGTTCATGAGCTGAATGAGGAGATTGGGAAACTGCTTGCAAAGGCGGAGCAGCTGGGTGCTGAGGGCAACGTAGATGAAGCTCAGAAGGTTTTACAGGAAGTAGAGAAAGTGCGGATCAAAAAGAAGGATGCAGAG GAAGAATATAGGAACTCCATGCCGGCGTCTAGCTTCCAGCAGCAGAAATTAcgggtgtgtgaggtgtgctcTGCCTACCTGGGCCTCCATGACAACGACCGTCGTCTGGCCGACCACTTTGGAGGGAAGCTGCACTTGGGCTTCATCCAGATCAGGGATAAACTGGAGGCGCTGAAG AAAACAGTCCTGCTAAAGCAGGAGATGAGGAACCAGGAGCgactgaagagaagagaagagcggGAACGTGaagagaggatgaagaagag GACCAGATCACGTAGCCGTGAACGCAAaag GTCTCGCTCCCGGGAGAGGCGTAGGAGGCACTCCCGATCAGCGTCCCGAGAGAAGCGCCGCACCCGTTCACCCTCTCGAGACCGCGAGCGCCGCCGTCGCCACAGGAGCCGATCCAGGTCACAGTCCAGGTCACACCACCATCACAA GTCATCTCGGGATCGGGAGCGCTCTTCTCGGGACCGTGCTTCTCGTGACCGCTCCTCCCGCGAGCCATCGTCCCGCGATCGGTCACGTGACCGTGATCGGAGACGTGGCTCATCGGAGCGTCACCAGGACAGCATGAACGGGAAGATGGACCGCCGTGACGACAGAGAGGCTGGCGAGATCTGA